CCGCACACCAAAGCCAAGGTAGAAAGTAGCACTGCCATACTAGACAGAAATGTACTCACACCGTTACCTCTATTTCCTGTTGCCGCTTGTGTTGGTTGATTAGATTGTTGATTTTGGTATGCCATAAATCAAATCTTAAGTTGATTGCTTGTATATTTATCATGTAAGTAACACATGTAAACTAAATCATTCCTGATACTTAACCACTACTGTCTAAGGAAAGAAGTTAACACTACGGTATAAAGATTATCCGTCAAAAATGGTATATTGCTGAAACTAAAGGTAGATATTAAGTAAAAAATTTATTTTTTGTTTTGTTTATAGTAGTTTTTAATACTAATTTTTAAGTACAAAGCTGATCTAAAAAAAATATACATCGCACTATTTATATTTCTGAAATATTTCTCATGTGCAAGTATGCGATCGCTTTGTTGCATGTACTTTTCTAAGATAATTTCATTACTACACAAGTAATTATGAGCGATCTAATCTTTACGCCCGCCTATCAGCTTGCTCAGATGATTCGCGATCGCGTTGTTTCATCCCTGGAAGTGGTGGATGCTCATTTAGGGCAAATCGCTAAACACAACTCTAAACTCAATGCTATCTGTACTTTAGATGAAGACCACGCTCGGCAAAGGGCCAAACTTGCCGATGAGGCTTTAGCACGAGGTGAAAACTGGGGTATTTTGCATGGTGTGCCAATTACGATTAAAGACATTTTTGAAACAGCAGGACTACGTACCACCGCAGGCTATATTCCCCTGAAAGACTATGTACCTCAACAAGATGCAACCGTTGTTACAAGGCTGCGGACAGCAGGATCTGTCATCCTGGGCAAAACAAATATGGCTGAATTAGCCGGCGATTACCAAAGCACGAATTCCCTCTTCCCACGGGTGAATAATCCTTGGAATCTGGACTATACTCCTGGCGGTAGTTCCGGGGGGAGTGCCGCAGCTGTTGCAGCAGGACTATCACCTTTAGACTTAGGCAACGATATTGCCGGTTCAGTGCGTCAACCTGCTCACTTCTGTGGTGTGTATGGTTTGAAGCCTACAGATCGCCGCATCTCTACAGCAGGACAAATCCCTGAAGTGCCTGGAATGCCGTTATGTATTCGGCAAATGATCACAGTGGGTTGTTTTGCGCGATCGCTCGAAGATATCCGGCTATGCTTTTCGTTAATTGCAGGCGCTGATCTTCGGCGTCCTGATGTCCCGCCTGTA
Above is a genomic segment from Fischerella sp. JS2 containing:
- a CDS encoding amidase; this translates as MSDLIFTPAYQLAQMIRDRVVSSLEVVDAHLGQIAKHNSKLNAICTLDEDHARQRAKLADEALARGENWGILHGVPITIKDIFETAGLRTTAGYIPLKDYVPQQDATVVTRLRTAGSVILGKTNMAELAGDYQSTNSLFPRVNNPWNLDYTPGGSSGGSAAAVAAGLSPLDLGNDIAGSVRQPAHFCGVYGLKPTDRRISTAGQIPEVPGMPLCIRQMITVGCFARSLEDIRLCFSLIAGADLRRPDVPPVSLDIPSGKPLQNLKIAWIDEWAEVPVASEIRAAMAAIAQTLSQAGVQIERWHPKGFDLAKILNLYGRMAAYLNIYAQPIDKYNLRRTLQQIFRTATQGDKSLRKLGDFSRLLPELLNPSLKGYFETLTERDRFITQMDEALEPWDVWLTPVAATSAFTHRPAWSAVEIDGKAYPHAVANGAYTMPFNLSGHPAVVIPIEQTKNGLPIGMQIVGKRWREMELLAIAQEINQVVGDFHRPAGY